From the Cydia splendana chromosome 27, ilCydSple1.2, whole genome shotgun sequence genome, one window contains:
- the LOC134803857 gene encoding uncharacterized protein LOC134803857 — MSSQQLIANELLAFVQNAVDTMDEVSIRQICKSSFSEDDICSGKALLFQTLGKTDQMPSRRRDGGVKSLQDIIKLFKETDPDDVPAFVAKRLDRLPPVTFDHVDVTRLLKDITFLKTSLAEVQAKLEVSNNTISELRSELALLRSAHSECRSDTSNISVCHVAQNVSIGGFEPANLDASAIAEQATADPRPAARPSTSPETRTSRESTLTPKRSYASTAAKPPAVSKPKQRPKKGVQSLRDPVHKDQSQPTLRESRCDEDGFKKVGKRRKPARQNQCGTAPTGPNHLLRPATPSTLLYVSRLHYLTKVDDIVKYVKTKTGFILRVAKLESRHNANFNSFVVSVPTDHLATFTKEEFWPKGVKFRRFRGRLPDTAGLRNASQP, encoded by the coding sequence ATGAGTTCGCAACAACTCATAGCGAATGAATTACTGGCGTTTGTACAGAACGCCGTAGACACCATGGATGAAGTCAGCATCAGGCAGATCTGCAAATCAAGTTTCAGTGAAGACGACATTTGCAGTGGCAAGGCGCTGCTCTTCCAGACGCTCGGCAAAACTGACCAGATGCCATCCCGTCGGAGGGATGGCGGCGTGAAGAGTCTCCAGGACATAATCAAACTGTTCAAGGAGACCGATCCAGACGACGTGCCTGCCTTCGTTGCGAAGCGGCTAGACCGGTTACCGCCGGTTACCTTTGATCACGTCGACGTCACCAGGCTGCTGAAGGACATAACATTCCTGAAGACGAGTCTGGCAGAAGTACAGGCTAAGTTAGAGGTATCTAATAATACCATCAGTGAGCTACGTTCCGAATTGGCGTTATTACGTAGCGCACATTCGGAATGTAGGTCAGATACCTCTAACATATCCGTGTGTCACGTTGCGCAGAATGTGTCCATCGGCGGTTTTGAACCCGCGAATTTGGATGCGTCGGCAATTGCTGAGCAGGCGACCGCCGACCCGCGCCCCGCCGCCCGCCCGTCTACGTCACCGgagacgcgcacgtcacgcgagAGTACGTTAACCCCGAAACGTTCCTACGCTAGTACTGCCGCTAAGCCGCCTGCTGTGTCCAAGCCTAAGCAGCGGCCGAAGAAAGGGGTGCAGAGCCTTCGTGATCCTGTTCACAAGGACCAATCACAGCCGACTCTAAGGGAGTCGCGATGTGACGAGGACGGTTTCAAGAAGGTGGGGAAGAGAAGAAAACCGGCTCGTCAGAATCAGTGTggtaccgcaccgactggaccgaaccatttgctgcgtcctgcaacaccgtcgacgctgctgtatgtgtcccgtctacattaccttacgaaggtcgatgacatcgtaaagtatgtgaaaacgaagaccggattcatcctgagggtcgcaaagttggaatctcgacacaatgcgaattttaattcgtttgtggtgagcgttccgactgaccatctagcgaccttcaccaaggaggagttttggccgaagggtgtcaagtttcggcggttccgcggccggctccctgacactgcggggttgcgtaatgcatcgcagccataa